A stretch of the Desulfobaculum bizertense DSM 18034 genome encodes the following:
- a CDS encoding S1 family peptidase → MYTHATHKYQHACMMLMRRHGGEGAIFLGTAFVCHSKGYLLTVRHLYGENPEDLFVVSSRSTDDFQPIVRDQVTSCPVRVVAEDAGSDLALLQFDPAAHFDTPDHLLGNSEQLPLGASVLGLGFPFGNQQLHNLATVSSIVASKVTMPGGYNEILIDSRVHMGDRGGPLVSVDDARIVGIIWGRFCPMRDGSGIRAAYCEGAMDTNISAVVPIEYGISLMEQCGLEVS, encoded by the coding sequence ATGTATACACACGCAACACATAAATATCAGCATGCCTGCATGATGCTCATGCGTCGGCATGGGGGCGAGGGTGCAATTTTTTTGGGCACGGCATTTGTGTGCCACAGCAAGGGCTACCTGCTGACCGTCAGGCACCTGTATGGTGAGAATCCAGAAGATTTGTTTGTGGTCTCTTCACGGTCCACAGATGATTTTCAGCCCATTGTTCGGGATCAGGTCACGTCCTGCCCCGTGCGGGTTGTTGCCGAGGACGCAGGAAGTGACCTGGCGCTTTTGCAGTTTGACCCTGCCGCCCATTTTGATACTCCAGATCATTTGCTTGGAAACAGTGAGCAGCTTCCGCTTGGCGCAAGTGTGCTGGGACTTGGTTTTCCTTTTGGAAACCAGCAGCTGCACAACCTTGCGACGGTTTCGTCGATTGTTGCTTCAAAAGTGACAATGCCCGGTGGCTACAATGAGATTCTCATTGATTCACGAGTTCACATGGGAGATCGGGGAGGACCGCTGGTCTCTGTTGACGATGCCCGCATCGTGGGAATCATCTGGGGGCGTTTTTGCCCCATGAGAGACGGGTCTGGAATCCGTGCCGCGTACTGCGAAGGCGCAATGGATACCAATATTTCTGCGGTTGTTCCTATTGAGTATGGTATCTCACTTATGGAGCAGTGCGGACTCGAAGTCTCATAA
- a CDS encoding LexA family protein — MRNRKFSDAPVVLGPCAVPNESVGAQIPLYLSRISAGFPSPADDYIETALDLNEYLVANPAATFMVRVSGDSMLGAGICDGDVLIVDRSCEAVHGRIVVAVLDGELTVKRLLHKDGAFVLQPENSAYSEIRVAEEQEFCVWGVVRGVVRRML, encoded by the coding sequence ATGAGAAACAGAAAATTTTCAGATGCGCCAGTTGTTCTGGGGCCGTGTGCAGTTCCGAATGAATCCGTGGGGGCGCAGATTCCCCTGTATCTGTCGCGCATCTCAGCTGGTTTTCCTTCACCAGCAGACGATTATATTGAAACGGCGCTTGACCTGAACGAGTATCTGGTCGCAAATCCTGCCGCAACCTTTATGGTGCGGGTGAGTGGGGATTCTATGCTTGGCGCTGGCATTTGTGACGGTGACGTGCTGATCGTGGACCGTTCCTGTGAGGCCGTGCATGGTCGCATTGTGGTTGCTGTGCTTGATGGGGAGCTGACGGTAAAGCGTTTGCTGCACAAGGACGGAGCCTTTGTGCTCCAGCCAGAGAATTCTGCGTATTCGGAAATACGGGTGGCAGAGGAACAGGAGTTTTGTGTTTGGGGCGTGGTGCGCGGTGTTGTTCGGAGAATGCTGTGA
- a CDS encoding cation:proton antiporter, with protein sequence MGIAADLIIIVVTALGCAFIARRIGLPLILGYIAAGIILGPFTGGLTVTKVHDIELLAEIGVALLLFVLGIEFSFKELRPVRWVALIGTPLQIVICIVLGLGVGQMLGWEQVPSLWLGAIISLSSTMVVLKTLESQDLMGTLSSRVMIGMLIVQDLALVPMLIILPKIGNLGGELGVLGLAAVKAVVFLVGMVLAGRYVIPPLMSRIARCGSRELFLLTVCALGLGIGYLTYLVGLSFAFGAFVAGMVLSESEYAHQALNNILPLRDIFGLLFFASVGMLLNPQVLIEDYATVLTLLACVVVGKGVIFGVLARVFRYRNVIPLATALGMSQIGELSFLIANAGTEAGALTPHQYSLVLATAVLSMILTPVLAKSTAPLYRLKQRFFAMPTLQTVNLRDERLKNHVVLVGGDNIGRFIAATLARYGHKYVVIEADYNNMKALSEDGHPVIYGDAENSIVLDAAHIATAQIVLVTTPAPSVAREVVRLVRERREDMTIIGRAEGQEQMEEFSRCCVDMVVEPSLEASLEFIRQAFLKLNVSAEEIIRVTDSIHDEVYAPFRNKDAEDNSVPRSLRLSNRLFDLCWMELGEDSTLVGKSLGEAEVRRETGASVLAYIREGQLMVNPDIGERFAPGDQIAVVGDGEQLTVFRETFMPASVTE encoded by the coding sequence ATGGGTATTGCTGCTGACCTTATTATTATCGTCGTCACTGCGCTTGGATGCGCATTCATTGCGCGCCGTATCGGGTTGCCTCTCATATTAGGATACATTGCCGCTGGTATTATCCTTGGTCCGTTTACAGGCGGACTCACCGTAACCAAAGTTCATGACATTGAGCTTCTGGCTGAGATTGGCGTTGCCTTGCTGCTGTTTGTGCTGGGTATCGAGTTCTCATTCAAAGAACTTCGCCCTGTGCGCTGGGTTGCGCTCATTGGGACGCCACTCCAGATTGTGATCTGTATTGTTCTTGGGCTTGGTGTCGGGCAGATGCTGGGCTGGGAACAAGTCCCTTCGCTCTGGCTTGGCGCAATTATTTCTCTTTCCAGTACAATGGTCGTGCTCAAGACTCTTGAGAGTCAGGACTTGATGGGAACACTATCGAGTCGTGTCATGATTGGTATGCTCATTGTTCAGGATCTTGCCCTTGTGCCGATGCTCATTATTTTGCCCAAGATTGGGAATCTTGGCGGAGAGCTTGGCGTGCTGGGGCTGGCCGCGGTCAAGGCAGTGGTTTTCCTTGTCGGCATGGTCTTGGCGGGGCGCTATGTGATTCCGCCGCTGATGAGCCGGATTGCCCGCTGTGGATCTCGTGAACTCTTTTTGCTTACAGTCTGTGCTCTTGGGCTTGGTATTGGCTACCTGACCTATCTTGTGGGGCTGTCTTTTGCCTTTGGTGCTTTTGTCGCAGGTATGGTGCTGAGCGAGTCGGAATATGCGCATCAGGCGCTGAACAATATTTTGCCGCTTCGTGATATTTTTGGGCTGCTCTTTTTTGCCTCAGTTGGCATGCTTCTCAATCCGCAGGTGCTTATTGAGGACTATGCAACCGTTTTGACCCTGCTTGCCTGTGTCGTTGTGGGGAAGGGCGTTATCTTTGGCGTCTTGGCGCGTGTTTTCCGGTATCGGAATGTTATCCCGCTTGCGACAGCTCTTGGAATGTCTCAGATCGGTGAGTTGTCATTTTTGATTGCCAACGCAGGGACGGAGGCGGGTGCCCTGACTCCGCATCAGTATTCACTTGTTCTTGCTACAGCAGTTTTGAGCATGATTTTGACGCCTGTTCTCGCGAAATCGACCGCCCCCTTGTATCGCCTGAAACAACGCTTTTTTGCGATGCCGACGCTCCAGACGGTTAATCTCCGTGATGAAAGGCTCAAGAATCATGTTGTGCTTGTTGGTGGTGATAACATCGGGCGCTTTATTGCGGCGACGCTTGCGCGCTACGGGCACAAATATGTGGTGATTGAAGCTGATTACAATAATATGAAAGCCCTGAGTGAAGACGGGCATCCTGTGATCTATGGCGATGCGGAGAATTCCATTGTGCTTGATGCCGCGCATATTGCCACAGCGCAGATTGTGCTTGTCACAACGCCTGCTCCTTCTGTCGCCCGTGAAGTCGTCCGGCTGGTTCGGGAAAGGCGAGAGGACATGACGATCATTGGTCGCGCTGAGGGGCAGGAGCAGATGGAGGAGTTTTCCCGATGCTGTGTGGATATGGTCGTTGAACCCAGTCTGGAGGCGAGTCTTGAGTTTATCCGTCAGGCATTTCTTAAGCTCAACGTCTCCGCCGAAGAGATTATTCGGGTGACGGATTCCATTCATGATGAAGTTTACGCACCATTCCGCAACAAAGATGCGGAAGACAACTCTGTCCCCCGAAGTTTACGCCTTTCGAACAGGCTGTTTGATTTATGCTGGATGGAGCTTGGTGAGGATTCCACGCTTGTTGGAAAGTCGCTGGGAGAGGCAGAGGTGCGGCGTGAAACAGGTGCCTCTGTGTTGGCATATATTCGGGAAGGGCAGCTGATGGTAAATCCTGACATTGGGGAGCGTTTTGCTCCGGGAGATCAAATTGCGGTTGTTGGCGATGGCGAGCAGCTGACCGTCTTTCGAGAAACATTCATGCCTGCGAGCGTGACGGAATAA
- a CDS encoding ABC transporter substrate-binding protein, producing the protein MKKGLFGSCLLAVFCACTMLMSVAHADESLRRVEKSKTLRIGFCAQYPPFESRNDAGELEGFDVALGQALAQEMGVKAEFFDAEWQGLLAGLNKGDYDVLMSCMSRSETRGQAVNMSATYYRLPDVIVVRKGEKKITGLESLKGRTVGVQLGSGTEIFADKHPESFGDVKKYNYNPEAFNDLKFGRIDAVLVGYAFAVLQIKADSSYEIAGEPLTEAEIVAVMPKGADALTVRMNDALKALQANGTYDRIIDQWLSTHAAK; encoded by the coding sequence ATGAAGAAAGGATTGTTTGGGAGCTGTTTGCTGGCTGTTTTTTGTGCCTGTACGATGCTGATGAGTGTGGCACATGCTGATGAGTCTCTGCGTCGCGTAGAAAAGAGCAAGACACTTCGCATTGGATTTTGCGCTCAGTATCCGCCGTTTGAGTCGCGTAATGACGCCGGAGAACTGGAAGGTTTTGACGTTGCCCTTGGGCAGGCCTTGGCTCAGGAGATGGGCGTTAAGGCAGAATTTTTTGATGCAGAATGGCAGGGCCTTTTGGCCGGGCTGAACAAGGGCGATTACGACGTGCTGATGTCCTGTATGTCTCGCTCTGAGACTCGTGGTCAGGCTGTGAACATGAGCGCAACCTATTACCGTCTGCCTGATGTCATCGTGGTTCGAAAGGGTGAGAAGAAGATTACAGGACTGGAATCTCTTAAGGGTCGTACTGTTGGCGTGCAGCTCGGTTCCGGAACTGAAATTTTTGCAGACAAGCACCCTGAGAGCTTTGGGGACGTCAAAAAATATAACTACAATCCCGAAGCATTTAACGATCTGAAATTTGGCCGTATTGATGCTGTGCTGGTGGGCTACGCCTTTGCTGTGCTTCAGATCAAGGCTGATTCGTCGTATGAAATTGCTGGCGAGCCTCTGACCGAGGCTGAGATTGTTGCTGTGATGCCTAAAGGGGCAGATGCCCTTACTGTTCGGATGAATGATGCGCTGAAAGCCCTTCAGGCGAACGGCACATACGATCGCATCATTGACCAGTGGCTGAGCACTCACGCTGCAAAATAG
- a CDS encoding Y-family DNA polymerase — protein sequence MSADRLPYIAMVDCNNFYVSCERVFQPVLEGLPVVVLSNNDGCIISRSNEAKALGIPMGAPAHKLQHFFAAHGVRVFSSNYALYGDMSARVQDILSRFSPRLEAYSIDECFLDIGELSLERAHALAQEMRKTVGQWTGIPVCVGIARTKTLAKIANRVAKKTPEKNGVCVLESPAEITTTLQSIDIGDVWGIGRRSADKLRARSVRTAYDLTRRTQDWVRDMLTVCGLRTMLELRGIPCIELEQVAPPAQSVSCSRSFGQRVTSLEALEEAITSYVQRAGEKLRRKGLVAQVVQLVIQTNRFADDPQYFGKGQAALPTPSAFTPDILTAALQILRKIYRPGFLYQKAGVVLLELCPENQRQCTFSDFLHNDERKEQKRLMQAMDAANQRFGRGSLQFASAGLGAKDWHMRQQQLSKKFTTSWAELPTAK from the coding sequence GTGAGTGCAGATCGGTTGCCATATATCGCAATGGTCGACTGCAATAATTTTTATGTCTCGTGCGAACGGGTTTTCCAGCCTGTGCTCGAAGGGCTACCCGTTGTGGTGCTCTCCAATAACGACGGCTGTATTATTTCGCGTTCCAATGAGGCCAAGGCTCTTGGGATTCCCATGGGTGCCCCTGCCCATAAGCTCCAGCATTTTTTTGCGGCGCATGGCGTACGGGTTTTTTCGTCGAATTATGCGCTGTATGGCGATATGTCGGCACGGGTTCAGGACATTCTGTCTCGTTTTTCTCCCCGTCTGGAAGCGTACTCTATTGATGAGTGCTTTTTGGATATTGGCGAGCTGAGCCTCGAGCGGGCACATGCCCTTGCGCAGGAGATGCGAAAAACCGTGGGGCAGTGGACTGGAATCCCCGTCTGCGTCGGCATTGCCAGAACCAAAACTCTGGCCAAGATTGCCAACCGGGTTGCCAAAAAGACACCAGAGAAAAACGGCGTATGTGTTTTGGAGAGTCCGGCAGAAATAACGACGACGCTCCAGAGTATCGATATTGGCGATGTCTGGGGCATTGGGCGGCGCAGTGCGGATAAGTTGCGGGCGCGTTCGGTTCGGACGGCGTATGACCTCACCCGTCGTACACAGGACTGGGTCAGAGACATGCTGACCGTCTGTGGACTGCGGACTATGCTGGAACTTCGGGGGATTCCGTGTATTGAGCTGGAGCAGGTGGCTCCGCCTGCACAAAGTGTGAGCTGTTCCCGGTCGTTTGGGCAGCGGGTTACATCCCTGGAGGCACTGGAAGAAGCGATAACAAGCTATGTGCAGCGGGCAGGGGAGAAGCTGCGGCGAAAGGGGCTGGTCGCCCAAGTGGTTCAGCTTGTTATTCAGACAAACCGTTTTGCAGACGACCCTCAGTATTTTGGAAAAGGGCAGGCTGCGCTTCCCACGCCAAGCGCGTTTACCCCCGATATTTTGACTGCGGCCTTGCAGATCTTGCGCAAAATCTATCGCCCCGGATTTCTGTATCAAAAAGCCGGAGTTGTTCTTTTGGAACTCTGTCCCGAAAATCAGCGACAATGCACGTTTTCAGATTTTTTGCATAACGATGAGCGCAAAGAACAAAAACGGCTTATGCAGGCTATGGATGCGGCTAATCAGCGCTTTGGACGTGGAAGCCTTCAGTTCGCCAGCGCAGGGCTTGGCGCCAAGGACTGGCATATGCGCCAGCAGCAGCTTTCAAAGAAGTTTACGACATCATGGGCAGAGCTGCCCACGGCTAAATGA
- a CDS encoding CD3072 family TudS-related putative desulfidase, whose protein sequence is MKRSRSILVVCHCLLNSNAKIYPLAATGGVYTDSIQGYVDKGAGLVQLPCPETCALGMKRWGMTYEQYDTPAFRDFCKELLKPSLLQIRAFHAEGYKILGVAGTDGSPNCGIAQTCSGYVGGNVTPERVAAQCSGAGPVAGKGVFMELLQEELQSVGIDVPFFSLVAEDDATDKVG, encoded by the coding sequence ATGAAGAGAAGCCGATCAATTCTTGTTGTGTGTCATTGCCTGCTGAACAGTAATGCCAAGATTTACCCGCTTGCCGCGACCGGGGGCGTCTATACTGATTCTATTCAGGGCTACGTGGACAAGGGAGCCGGTCTTGTCCAGCTTCCGTGTCCAGAAACCTGTGCGCTTGGAATGAAGCGATGGGGAATGACATATGAACAGTATGATACTCCGGCATTTCGGGATTTTTGCAAGGAGCTGCTGAAACCTAGCCTCCTGCAAATCCGGGCATTTCACGCAGAGGGCTACAAAATTCTGGGTGTTGCTGGCACAGATGGAAGCCCTAACTGTGGCATTGCCCAGACCTGCTCTGGCTATGTTGGGGGAAACGTGACGCCTGAGCGCGTTGCGGCCCAGTGTTCGGGTGCTGGTCCTGTTGCAGGAAAAGGTGTCTTTATGGAGCTTTTGCAAGAGGAACTCCAAAGCGTGGGAATTGATGTCCCGTTCTTCTCCCTGGTGGCGGAGGACGATGCAACTGACAAGGTGGGGTAA
- a CDS encoding DUF3955 domain-containing protein, whose translation MLKKLFSKRASVLLLLAACVCLFSYRLSGSYIDDNGILHESFGFIPLGWLFFLLSLVSLTGAALRRLFTKKII comes from the coding sequence GTGCTTAAGAAACTCTTTTCGAAACGGGCATCAGTACTTTTACTGCTTGCTGCGTGTGTCTGTCTTTTTAGCTACAGACTGTCTGGATCGTACATAGATGACAATGGAATACTTCACGAATCATTTGGATTCATTCCGCTTGGCTGGCTCTTTTTTCTGCTCAGTCTTGTCTCGCTTACCGGAGCGGCCCTGCGTCGCCTCTTCACCAAAAAAATCATTTAG
- the rarD gene encoding EamA family transporter RarD: MKNTNAQPSSLGFLATLMAFTLWGCLTAYWNWLKDLDMFTVLSHRAIWLEVFVFVTLAIQGRLHEISEILEDRRTTARIAISGIMIALNWLFFYYSVESGRVLEGSLGEYMSPLMTILLGRVVLREKLSWPQCIAVMLLCVAISNSIVTLGEVPWLPLAIGAPFALYGLFRRGVKAKPLPSLFIETATILPLAIGYLMYRKGTGHMLFDGAEGSTLLFLLGSGIATGLPVLFFAYGAPRVKMTSVGIMQYLTPTLTLLFGVVLYSEPLSTESACTFALIWTGIVIYTLENLRQRRRFEKNAHHAGQAHA; encoded by the coding sequence ATGAAAAACACCAATGCACAGCCATCCTCCCTTGGCTTTCTTGCAACGCTTATGGCCTTCACCCTTTGGGGCTGTTTGACCGCGTACTGGAACTGGTTGAAAGACCTTGATATGTTTACAGTTCTTTCCCATCGCGCGATCTGGCTAGAAGTTTTTGTTTTTGTGACGTTAGCGATTCAGGGCCGCCTGCATGAAATTTCAGAAATTCTTGAAGACAGGCGCACCACTGCCCGCATCGCCATTTCTGGCATCATGATTGCCCTGAACTGGCTCTTCTTTTATTACTCTGTAGAATCCGGACGAGTTCTGGAAGGAAGTCTTGGCGAATACATGTCGCCGCTTATGACGATTCTTTTGGGCCGGGTTGTTCTCCGAGAAAAGCTCTCATGGCCGCAGTGCATTGCCGTCATGCTTCTTTGCGTTGCCATCAGCAACAGCATTGTGACACTGGGAGAAGTCCCGTGGCTTCCTCTTGCCATTGGCGCACCGTTTGCCCTGTACGGACTGTTTCGCCGAGGAGTCAAAGCCAAGCCATTGCCGAGCCTCTTTATTGAGACTGCAACAATTTTACCTCTCGCCATAGGCTACCTCATGTACCGCAAGGGCACCGGGCATATGCTTTTTGATGGCGCAGAGGGAAGCACCCTGCTCTTTCTGCTGGGTTCTGGCATAGCAACAGGCCTGCCGGTTCTGTTCTTTGCCTACGGCGCTCCACGCGTCAAAATGACCTCCGTCGGCATCATGCAGTATCTGACACCAACCCTCACGCTCCTTTTTGGTGTCGTCCTCTACAGCGAGCCTCTTTCCACGGAGTCGGCATGTACATTTGCCCTCATCTGGACCGGCATTGTCATCTATACACTCGAAAACCTGCGGCAACGACGGCGCTTTGAGAAAAACGCCCACCACGCCGGTCAGGCACACGCATAG
- a CDS encoding BCCT family transporter produces the protein MFEKEASPSVNKDSWKAFTVNPVVFFTSATIIILFVTFSISFHKSLGDWFGTLQSNIANYGGWFFIWTMNIALIFSLVMLFGRFGDVRLGGDDAEPEFSTPAWFAMLFSAGMGIGLLFYGVAEPMFHYMASPFAKPETPEAARLAMDLTFLHWGFHPWALYTVVGLCLAFFSFNKGYPLTIRTVLVPLIGDRVNGPLGYAVDIMATVATLFGVATSLGLGVQQVNAGLHHVFGVPQTNLVQLLLIVVITGIATTSVMKGLDAGIRRLSEINMIIALLLMFFVLAVGPTLFILNGLIENVGFYIQKLPQLSTWAETYENTSWQNGWTVFYWGWWIAWSPFVGMFIARVSKGRTIRQFVLGVMLIPSFVTFVWITVFGNSALYIDMFGSGGIGQAVQDNIPVSLFVLLEKFPLSDITCVLGICVVVTFFVTSSDSGSMVIDIITADGNPDPPPLQRLFWAVSEGVVAAALLMGGGLVALQTAAITTGLPFAIVILLMCVSLYKGLSEYVGPQRFRIEQRSRKRVLLKTKASPKTIARLTKSKMG, from the coding sequence TTGTTTGAGAAGGAAGCTTCACCATCAGTCAATAAAGATAGCTGGAAGGCTTTTACAGTAAACCCCGTAGTATTTTTCACATCTGCTACAATAATTATCCTCTTTGTTACATTCAGCATCAGTTTTCATAAATCTCTTGGAGACTGGTTCGGAACTCTTCAATCAAACATCGCCAATTATGGTGGCTGGTTCTTCATCTGGACCATGAACATTGCCCTGATTTTTTCCCTGGTCATGCTCTTTGGTCGTTTTGGTGACGTTCGTCTTGGTGGAGACGACGCAGAACCGGAGTTTTCCACCCCCGCGTGGTTTGCCATGCTGTTTAGTGCTGGCATGGGTATTGGTCTGCTTTTTTACGGTGTGGCAGAACCAATGTTCCACTACATGGCATCGCCATTTGCAAAGCCTGAAACTCCAGAGGCTGCGCGGCTTGCTATGGACCTGACTTTTTTGCACTGGGGTTTTCACCCGTGGGCGCTGTATACGGTCGTTGGACTGTGTCTGGCCTTCTTTTCTTTTAACAAGGGCTACCCGCTGACCATTCGTACCGTCCTGGTGCCGCTGATTGGTGACCGCGTGAATGGGCCTTTGGGCTATGCCGTCGACATTATGGCGACCGTCGCAACGCTTTTTGGTGTCGCTACGTCTTTGGGACTTGGTGTCCAGCAGGTGAACGCAGGGCTGCATCACGTGTTTGGCGTCCCACAGACCAACCTTGTTCAGCTTTTGCTGATTGTTGTCATTACCGGAATAGCCACAACCTCGGTCATGAAAGGGCTTGATGCCGGAATTCGTCGGCTTTCAGAGATCAATATGATTATTGCTCTCCTGCTGATGTTTTTTGTGCTCGCCGTTGGACCGACGCTGTTCATCCTGAATGGACTTATCGAAAATGTGGGCTTTTACATTCAGAAGCTTCCGCAGCTTTCCACCTGGGCTGAAACCTATGAAAATACGTCATGGCAGAATGGCTGGACTGTGTTTTACTGGGGCTGGTGGATTGCATGGTCGCCATTTGTGGGCATGTTCATTGCCCGGGTTTCAAAAGGGCGAACCATTCGCCAGTTCGTACTCGGCGTTATGCTGATTCCGTCTTTTGTGACTTTTGTCTGGATTACGGTTTTTGGAAACAGTGCGCTGTATATTGATATGTTTGGAAGCGGAGGCATTGGGCAGGCTGTGCAGGACAACATCCCTGTGTCGCTGTTCGTGCTGCTGGAAAAGTTCCCCCTTTCGGACATCACGTGTGTTCTTGGTATTTGTGTTGTTGTCACCTTTTTTGTGACGTCTTCTGATTCAGGGTCTATGGTCATTGATATTATCACTGCCGATGGCAATCCTGACCCGCCGCCGCTCCAGAGACTGTTCTGGGCTGTGTCCGAAGGTGTTGTTGCTGCTGCGCTGCTTATGGGCGGTGGACTGGTGGCTTTGCAGACTGCGGCGATTACCACTGGTTTGCCGTTCGCGATTGTCATTTTGCTCATGTGCGTGAGCCTGTACAAAGGCCTGTCAGAGTATGTTGGCCCCCAGCGTTTTCGGATTGAACAGCGTTCGCGTAAGCGGGTTCTGCTGAAAACAAAGGCCAGCCCCAAGACAATTGCCCGTTTGACCAAAAGTAAAATGGGCTAG
- a CDS encoding amino acid ABC transporter permease, with translation MSFQLDIVVKALPALGEAALITAQIAVLSFALALCLGIGIGVLRSRSRRLSLLFFPYVEIFRGTPLLIQLFFLYYGLPTVGITMSSFQAAIVGLTLNGGAYVSEAIRGGLMSVKEGQRDASYALGMNWAQTMRHVILPQAMTVAVPPLMNIFSSMLKETSLVSVLAITELTRVGQLVYTRTFRAFEIYLAIGLVYLLMTVSITLLSKLVERRLCVR, from the coding sequence ATGAGCTTTCAGCTTGATATTGTTGTCAAAGCGCTGCCTGCCCTTGGGGAGGCGGCGCTTATTACTGCGCAAATTGCCGTTTTGTCGTTTGCACTTGCTCTGTGCCTTGGCATTGGGATTGGCGTCCTGCGTTCCCGTTCCCGACGACTCTCGCTTCTGTTTTTCCCGTATGTTGAGATATTTCGGGGCACACCGCTTTTGATTCAGCTGTTCTTTCTCTACTACGGTTTGCCCACGGTAGGAATTACCATGAGCAGTTTTCAGGCAGCGATTGTGGGGCTAACGCTGAACGGAGGCGCGTATGTTTCCGAAGCGATCCGGGGCGGGCTTATGTCAGTTAAGGAAGGGCAGCGGGATGCGTCCTATGCATTGGGCATGAACTGGGCGCAGACCATGCGGCATGTCATTTTGCCTCAGGCTATGACCGTTGCTGTGCCGCCTCTGATGAATATTTTTTCGAGTATGCTCAAGGAAACCTCGCTGGTTTCCGTCCTTGCGATTACAGAGCTGACGCGTGTTGGACAGCTTGTCTACACCCGGACCTTTCGGGCGTTTGAAATTTATCTCGCTATTGGGCTGGTCTATCTGCTCATGACTGTGAGTATTACACTCCTTTCCAAGCTTGTTGAGCGCCGACTTTGTGTGCGCTGA